The following proteins are encoded in a genomic region of Gimesia algae:
- a CDS encoding contact-dependent growth inhibition system immunity protein — protein MKTNFDRRNTLQELEKEDWGEPDFDSSLVKTCHRLRRVPLNDFSTEDLRIMIGQQISLFFIIPLALETLEENPLAEGHCYPGDLLNAVLGVPESFWNLHTDKREVLRRVITKANEILGSLKEDETRIVREVLANAPDSLTDP, from the coding sequence TTGAAAACCAATTTCGACCGTCGAAATACTTTGCAGGAACTGGAAAAAGAGGACTGGGGAGAACCAGACTTCGATTCATCCCTTGTAAAAACCTGTCATCGTTTGCGACGGGTTCCTCTGAATGACTTCTCAACAGAAGATCTGCGAATTATGATCGGTCAACAGATCAGCTTGTTTTTTATTATTCCTCTTGCCTTGGAAACTCTCGAAGAAAATCCACTGGCGGAAGGCCACTGCTATCCCGGTGATTTACTGAACGCTGTGTTAGGCGTCCCGGAGTCATTCTGGAATCTGCACACCGACAAGCGCGAAGTACTTCGTCGGGTCATCACCAAAGCAAACGAAATATTAGGCTCGCTGAAAGAAGATGAAACAAGAATTGTCCGCGAGGTTTTGGCGAATGCACCAGACTCACTGACCGATCCGTAA
- a CDS encoding endonuclease/exonuclease/phosphatase family protein, protein MNSSINTPEKTESVSNEPGWQRWMWYGLLLACVILSITAFLPLLLVDWWWVRIGDFPRLQLLVAYIVVLLAIIPFRKRLTAKFAAVALCAGIGIQLFWIFPYLTIASNEVETAQSQDSEKRLRILTANVLQKNTNAAAVLELIDREQPDIVVLCEVNQRWISDLSPLERTYSYHLTHPLDNTYGIAFYSNLRVKTAEVRGLVKEEIPSIDATILLRSGKEVRLFAVHPNPPRPGEDTTKRDAELVLVGREVSKNRSAIVLGDLNDVGWSRTTNLFQEVSGLLDPRKGRGLFATYDATSWIWRYPLDYLFVSDDFRLTEIRTLPYIGSDHFPLLVELSYEPEAEVTQEGPSLDAGDQQDAAEAVQSAREKHPSPEK, encoded by the coding sequence TTGAACAGCTCGATAAATACACCGGAAAAAACAGAGTCGGTTTCAAACGAACCTGGCTGGCAACGCTGGATGTGGTACGGACTTCTGCTGGCGTGCGTTATCCTCTCGATCACCGCTTTTCTGCCTTTGCTGTTAGTCGACTGGTGGTGGGTGCGGATCGGCGATTTTCCAAGGCTGCAATTATTGGTCGCTTATATTGTTGTCTTGCTGGCAATTATCCCGTTTCGTAAGCGATTGACGGCGAAATTTGCTGCTGTCGCGTTGTGCGCGGGCATTGGAATTCAGCTGTTCTGGATCTTTCCTTACCTGACGATTGCGTCCAATGAAGTCGAAACCGCCCAGTCGCAGGATTCAGAGAAACGGCTGCGGATTCTGACGGCCAATGTACTGCAGAAGAATACGAATGCGGCGGCGGTGCTGGAGCTGATTGATCGCGAACAGCCGGACATCGTGGTGCTGTGCGAAGTCAATCAGCGCTGGATCTCTGATTTGTCGCCGCTGGAAAGAACCTATTCTTATCATCTCACACATCCGCTCGATAACACTTATGGGATCGCGTTCTACAGCAACCTGCGGGTCAAGACTGCAGAAGTGAGAGGTCTGGTGAAAGAGGAAATTCCGTCGATTGATGCCACCATTCTGCTGCGTTCCGGAAAAGAGGTCCGGCTGTTTGCCGTACATCCCAATCCTCCCCGACCGGGAGAAGACACTACCAAGCGGGATGCGGAACTGGTACTCGTCGGACGCGAAGTCAGTAAAAACCGAAGTGCGATCGTGCTGGGTGATCTGAATGATGTCGGCTGGTCGCGTACGACCAATCTGTTTCAGGAAGTCAGTGGGCTGCTCGACCCGAGAAAAGGACGGGGCCTGTTCGCGACATACGACGCCACCTCCTGGATCTGGCGCTATCCGCTGGACTATCTGTTTGTCTCCGATGACTTCCGCCTGACGGAAATCCGCACATTGCCTTACATCGGTTCGGATCATTTCCCGCTGCTTGTGGAGCTGAGTTACGAGCCCGAAGCGGAGGTCACACAGGAAGGACCGAGCCTGGATGCAGGAGACCAGCAGGACGCTGCAGAGGCCGTTCAGTCTGCCCGGGAAAAACATCCGTCTCCCGAAAAATAA
- a CDS encoding Hsp70 family protein — protein sequence MTPIIGIDLGTSNSLCAVFEEGQPKLIPNAHGSVITPSFISISADDRVLVGSAAKETRVTQPERCACVFKRLMGTDRKVEIGGHVFTATEMSSLVLQSLKQDAEAYLGMEVHDAIITVPAYFNDHQRNATKQAGELAGLNVRRIINEPTAAALTYGFHDRQAEKKLIVIDLGGGTFDVTAMEVFEGTLEIISTAGESMLGGEDFTNRILAKVLNSQNLQVEIAEVKHPLLVSRLKQECEAAKCTLARETEARIRIPNLQGELNENAATHTITRDEFLELADPLVKQLARPIAKAVRDSRIAPQDFDSVILVGGATRMEAVRGFIREFFGVEPLCTHNPDEVVALGAAVQAALIQDDRAVEDMVMTDVCPFTLGTEVIKEFGRRQVNGYYLPIIHRNTTIPVSREEVVGTVEPNQREMTINVYQGEGRKVEDNLFLGTMKVTGIPPGPSGKPVHLRFTYDMNGILEVEAFVPETGKKFKTVLTQHAKLTSKSEIDAAVKNLQKLKFYPRDDIKNQHLVRYAERVIGEVSPFQRDDLESSIDYFEQSMASGDPEYFEQAKQNLLTALAALGFCYDEDDQEFQV from the coding sequence ATGACACCAATCATTGGCATCGACCTGGGTACCTCGAATTCGTTGTGCGCCGTGTTTGAAGAGGGGCAGCCCAAGCTCATTCCTAACGCGCATGGCTCTGTAATTACGCCCTCGTTCATCAGTATCTCGGCCGATGATCGCGTGCTGGTCGGCTCGGCTGCAAAAGAAACCCGCGTGACCCAGCCCGAGCGGTGCGCCTGTGTGTTCAAACGATTGATGGGCACGGATCGTAAAGTCGAGATCGGCGGGCATGTCTTCACCGCGACTGAGATGTCCAGCCTGGTACTACAGTCTCTGAAACAGGACGCAGAAGCTTACCTGGGCATGGAAGTCCATGACGCCATCATCACTGTGCCCGCGTACTTTAATGATCATCAGCGAAACGCGACGAAGCAGGCCGGCGAACTGGCAGGACTGAACGTCCGCCGCATTATCAACGAACCGACGGCGGCAGCGCTGACGTACGGATTTCATGATCGTCAGGCCGAAAAAAAACTGATCGTGATCGACCTGGGAGGGGGTACCTTCGATGTGACGGCGATGGAAGTTTTCGAAGGCACGCTGGAAATCATCTCCACCGCCGGCGAAAGTATGCTGGGCGGCGAAGATTTCACAAACCGTATTCTGGCAAAGGTGCTCAATTCACAAAATCTGCAGGTGGAAATTGCAGAAGTCAAGCATCCCCTGCTTGTCTCCCGACTCAAGCAGGAATGTGAAGCAGCCAAGTGCACGCTCGCGCGGGAAACGGAAGCTAGAATCCGCATTCCCAATCTGCAGGGAGAGCTGAATGAGAATGCCGCCACTCATACGATAACGCGAGATGAGTTTCTGGAGCTGGCCGACCCGCTGGTCAAACAACTGGCGCGACCGATTGCCAAAGCCGTCCGCGACTCGCGTATTGCACCGCAGGACTTTGACAGTGTGATCCTTGTAGGCGGTGCGACTCGCATGGAAGCCGTCCGCGGATTTATTCGCGAGTTTTTCGGCGTCGAACCGCTGTGTACTCACAACCCGGACGAAGTAGTTGCATTGGGAGCTGCGGTGCAGGCCGCTCTGATTCAGGATGACCGGGCCGTCGAAGACATGGTGATGACGGATGTCTGCCCGTTTACTCTCGGCACGGAAGTCATTAAAGAATTTGGGCGCCGCCAGGTCAACGGCTACTATCTACCCATCATCCATCGCAATACCACAATCCCGGTCTCCCGCGAAGAAGTGGTCGGAACGGTCGAGCCTAATCAGCGCGAGATGACCATCAACGTCTACCAGGGCGAAGGGCGCAAAGTCGAAGACAATCTATTCCTGGGAACAATGAAAGTGACGGGCATCCCACCAGGCCCCTCGGGAAAACCGGTACACCTCCGCTTCACTTACGACATGAACGGCATTCTGGAAGTGGAAGCCTTTGTGCCCGAGACAGGTAAGAAATTCAAGACGGTCCTGACGCAGCATGCCAAGCTGACGTCGAAATCAGAAATCGATGCCGCTGTTAAAAATCTGCAGAAGCTGAAATTTTATCCGCGTGATGACATCAAGAATCAGCATCTGGTCCGTTATGCCGAGCGGGTGATTGGAGAAGTCAGTCCGTTTCAGCGCGATGACCTGGAATCATCGATCGACTACTTCGAGCAGTCGATGGCTTCGGGGGATCCCGAATATTTCGAACAGGCAAAGCAGAACCTGCTGACGGCGCTGGCGGCTTTGGGTTTCTGTTACGATGAGGATGACCAGGAATTCCAGGTATGA
- a CDS encoding undecaprenyl-diphosphate phosphatase codes for MSDPSDPQWDLLPDQPEPFFGLSGKYDVRDLKRSYNAFIRKFKPEKFPAEFQKIRAAYERLDDALRYGETSSPNQNTADWHFNWSEVLQEQQKPGSPAVPPQPPVDANTDHEDAEPVFLSDEQPLHERVRAERLQDLYQELKTLPVKTPYEYYALAFLSDLLEGHSQSFPMWLLKGLKAHPGDPALFELLHQYFVTSDALEGLEELLINTSRVVRSDRFYYLTENAWDRLLRNAPFHTFRHTLDACETNLLDHQVDHLLVFYIHILKAALWKADTVWLNSTFSLIETNLVRLPPWLEYEFHFLDLIRVYQKEREVFLTGGPLRTIIDQTIQDYCTQSEQQADQSFLECQQLLVSQRNELLEEFDITSTECETIQIVWEKIAEDVFERINTGFHESFPESLEQRTRQLVAQLSQEDSGADYRRSVKIPRLGFLLFLAVSVMISLLGLVFKGDAINGPFLIIGCLLILNGIVFVISSVISEHVVRAFYTSWWRQKLMQFYQSDWVPLVAVALQLKQLKQKQFKKNKAYNLDEVAILMLHDVSLYFYTTAQRLLTACE; via the coding sequence ATGAGTGATCCCAGCGATCCACAATGGGATCTGTTACCGGATCAACCGGAACCGTTTTTCGGTCTGTCGGGCAAGTACGATGTGCGCGATCTGAAGCGCAGCTATAACGCATTCATTCGCAAGTTTAAACCGGAAAAGTTTCCTGCCGAATTTCAGAAGATCCGCGCGGCCTACGAACGCCTGGACGATGCGCTCCGCTATGGAGAAACTTCCTCGCCGAATCAGAACACGGCTGACTGGCATTTCAACTGGTCGGAAGTTCTGCAGGAGCAACAGAAACCGGGGTCCCCGGCAGTTCCCCCGCAACCGCCGGTGGATGCGAACACTGATCACGAAGACGCAGAACCGGTATTCCTGTCGGATGAGCAGCCTTTACATGAGCGTGTCAGAGCAGAACGACTTCAGGATCTGTATCAGGAACTGAAAACGTTGCCAGTGAAAACGCCTTACGAATATTACGCGCTGGCATTTCTGTCCGATCTGCTGGAAGGCCATTCCCAGTCGTTCCCGATGTGGCTGCTGAAAGGATTGAAAGCGCACCCGGGCGATCCGGCGCTCTTTGAACTACTGCATCAGTATTTTGTCACCAGTGACGCGCTGGAGGGGCTAGAGGAATTACTGATCAACACTTCGCGCGTCGTGCGTTCGGACCGGTTCTATTATCTGACCGAGAATGCCTGGGACCGCCTGCTGCGAAACGCACCGTTTCACACCTTCCGACACACGCTGGATGCCTGTGAAACGAACCTGCTCGATCATCAGGTCGATCACCTGCTGGTGTTTTATATCCACATTCTTAAAGCAGCGCTCTGGAAGGCAGATACGGTCTGGCTGAATTCCACCTTTTCACTGATTGAAACGAACCTGGTCAGGCTGCCCCCCTGGCTGGAGTATGAATTTCACTTCCTGGATCTGATCAGAGTCTATCAAAAGGAGCGGGAAGTGTTCCTCACGGGGGGGCCGTTGCGAACCATCATTGATCAGACCATTCAGGATTACTGTACCCAGAGCGAACAACAGGCGGATCAGAGTTTTCTGGAATGTCAGCAGCTGCTGGTTTCGCAGCGGAATGAGCTGTTGGAAGAATTCGATATCACCAGCACGGAATGTGAAACCATTCAGATCGTCTGGGAAAAAATCGCGGAAGATGTCTTCGAACGGATTAATACCGGATTCCATGAATCATTTCCGGAGTCACTGGAACAACGCACGCGGCAGCTCGTCGCGCAATTGTCTCAAGAAGACAGTGGAGCCGACTATCGACGGTCCGTCAAAATCCCCCGACTGGGCTTCCTGTTGTTTCTGGCGGTATCCGTCATGATCTCACTGCTCGGCCTGGTCTTCAAAGGGGATGCCATCAACGGACCCTTTTTGATTATTGGCTGCCTGCTCATTTTAAACGGAATCGTATTCGTGATCTCCAGCGTGATTTCGGAACATGTGGTTCGCGCTTTTTATACCAGTTGGTGGCGGCAGAAGCTGATGCAGTTCTATCAGTCAGACTGGGTTCCTTTGGTCGCAGTCGCGTTGCAGCTGAAGCAGCTGAAACAGAAACAGTTCAAGAAAAACAAAGCCTACAATCTCGACGAAGTGGCAATCCTCATGCTGCACGACGTCAGCCTGTACTTCTACACGACCGCGCAGCGTCTGCTGACGGCCTGTGAGTAA
- a CDS encoding DUF421 domain-containing protein, whose translation MFEKWITDQWTEMPMVLLSCLLTYAVILIYTRLTGLRSFSKMSAADFAMTVAVGSVFASTISGSTPTLIIGLTALASLFLGQWVLAMLRQKLVWFSKLVDNEPLLLMRGSEMLDENLKKANITRDDVYGKLREANALNADQVLAVVFETTGDISVLHSADPDVKLEPDFFRNVTGAEQLFENREHPSGSFAGTSVS comes from the coding sequence ATGTTTGAGAAGTGGATCACGGACCAATGGACTGAAATGCCGATGGTGCTGCTGTCGTGCCTGCTGACTTATGCGGTGATTCTGATCTATACACGGCTCACCGGTCTACGAAGTTTTTCCAAGATGTCCGCTGCCGACTTCGCGATGACTGTTGCCGTCGGTTCTGTCTTTGCTTCGACAATTTCTGGTTCCACGCCGACACTCATCATCGGTTTGACGGCGCTCGCCAGTCTGTTTTTAGGACAGTGGGTGCTGGCAATGCTGCGGCAGAAGCTTGTCTGGTTCAGTAAACTGGTTGACAATGAGCCCCTACTGCTGATGCGAGGATCCGAGATGCTCGATGAGAATCTTAAAAAAGCGAATATCACTCGAGACGACGTGTATGGTAAACTGCGCGAAGCGAACGCATTGAATGCCGACCAGGTGCTGGCGGTCGTGTTTGAGACGACAGGCGATATTTCGGTTTTGCATTCAGCGGACCCGGATGTAAAACTGGAACCAGACTTTTTTCGGAATGTTACTGGTGCCGAGCAGCTGTTTGAAAACCGCGAACATCCATCTGGGTCGTTTGCCGGCACCAGCGTTTCCTGA
- a CDS encoding AI-2E family transporter, translated as MHQTGEENLSVHNQAETRARADADMVKNLQTDSSHTLAHTITTLIVVVVLASALVITWEIILALFLAVLFGVFLNHTSRQLSEWTPLPYKASLATLVLFLVCAFLGTTAFFFVQINQEIEEARQQIDEGIDRVQNWAEEYTSISSVIHSTPILAQMLSSQKEKPNQDKAEQPSPAEKEQSGSNNDSKTAEKNSQNSIQSLTQPAQQAMSFVGSMFKSTFGVVVNVVLILFVGLFLAVSPQTYRDGVVILFPQERRDRISGLMTQLSDTLWHWLLGRFGSMVITGLGAWLVLALIGVPMAGTLGLISGLLTFIPNIGSLIAFCLAILIALPKGPTTAALVVPAFIGLQLVESYLITPLIQEQQVSLPPALLISFQAIMGVLFGFLGAMVASPLLAASKVIVQELYVKDYLEKQSATATDQAG; from the coding sequence ATGCACCAGACAGGAGAAGAAAATCTGTCCGTTCATAATCAAGCTGAGACGAGAGCGCGAGCTGATGCCGACATGGTGAAGAATTTGCAAACCGATTCTTCGCATACCCTGGCTCACACGATTACAACTTTGATTGTGGTCGTGGTTCTCGCCTCAGCGTTGGTGATTACATGGGAAATTATTCTGGCGCTGTTTCTGGCGGTACTGTTCGGGGTGTTTCTGAACCATACCAGCCGCCAGTTGAGCGAGTGGACTCCCCTGCCTTATAAAGCCAGTCTGGCGACGCTCGTTCTGTTTCTGGTTTGCGCCTTTCTTGGGACCACTGCCTTTTTCTTTGTGCAGATCAACCAGGAAATCGAAGAAGCCCGTCAGCAGATCGATGAAGGGATTGATCGGGTTCAGAACTGGGCTGAAGAATATACGTCGATCAGTTCCGTCATTCACTCCACACCCATTCTGGCACAGATGCTCTCCTCACAGAAGGAGAAACCGAACCAGGACAAAGCGGAGCAACCTTCTCCTGCTGAGAAAGAACAAAGCGGTTCCAACAATGATTCCAAAACGGCGGAGAAGAATTCGCAGAACAGCATTCAGTCACTGACTCAACCCGCGCAGCAGGCCATGTCGTTCGTAGGCAGCATGTTCAAATCGACCTTTGGTGTCGTCGTCAATGTGGTTCTGATTCTGTTTGTCGGGCTGTTCCTGGCAGTCTCGCCACAGACCTATCGCGATGGTGTGGTTATCCTGTTTCCACAGGAACGCAGGGACCGCATTTCAGGTCTGATGACTCAACTGAGCGATACACTCTGGCATTGGTTGCTGGGACGCTTTGGCTCGATGGTGATTACCGGACTGGGTGCTTGGCTGGTGCTGGCTCTGATCGGAGTTCCCATGGCGGGAACCCTGGGGCTGATCTCAGGCCTGTTGACGTTCATCCCCAATATCGGATCGCTGATTGCTTTCTGTCTGGCGATTTTGATTGCGCTCCCCAAAGGGCCGACAACCGCGGCTCTGGTTGTGCCTGCATTTATCGGATTACAACTGGTGGAAAGTTATCTGATCACGCCCCTCATCCAGGAACAGCAGGTCTCGCTGCCCCCCGCGCTGCTGATTTCGTTTCAGGCGATCATGGGTGTGCTGTTCGGCTTTCTGGGTGCGATGGTTGCCTCGCCTCTACTGGCGGCGAGCAAAGTCATTGTGCAGGAACTGTATGTCAAAGACTATCTGGAAAAACAATCCGCCACTGCAACTGATCAAGCAGGATAA
- a CDS encoding thioredoxin-like domain-containing protein, giving the protein MSSRLSNTARSSVTLFWTLLPLLISFSQSPAQEKAAEKAHVAQTKRSLEFLVSDENGQPLKEAKLYANVAYLDESSKRKIVNSDLVTNAAGVAKLSLPPGTRSMRVWVSRLNYVSEFVSFGEGPEVEDKKIPTHFEFQLARGTKISGIVVDASGKPVPDVTVSVSVNVGEPDLSSGPQPIISINTEAVTDKAGKWSTNIAPAKRPGDDIKFSLKFTHPDYLSDSAWGELQNQQNLTTAMLRDGSAQIVLRQGVAVKGTVYNTAGDPITKGIIIWHDEPYYGSTVHEVEIGKSGTFETIPLPSGKHPITVVAPGFKPIRQIVDVSKSMDELTFTMKPGKTLTLKIVETSGKPVPKAHVGLRKWNGVESLYNWRHPNVLNSGIPTHADENGVYVWDWAPDDPVTYQIYGGSCAAKEVTLVATEKGHVIKLDRPLIASGKVTDAATGKPVTTFRVIPVIEFRPDFLSTSFDSLVIGKAGKYKITLNSGWYDRRHLIRIEADGYRSALSETSFGLGDGPVAQTFSLERASARKGLVIDRSGKPVSNATIRVGTPSIVPIVQNGESERQGMPDNTSGKGEFQIAATFEPTRIRAAHESGFVEIVRQPEEAIGTLTLQPWATISGRLFQAGKPVADALILFKTLHDRKLGEPRFQDSFYTQTDADGHFKFKQLPPIPGAVQAYLGPWEESPLTSSQSVSLDLQPGEHKTMELGNKGTTVTGTVVATGRGEATLNKNWSLNYLIRRDHGIPLPEDFPELSFDPAGPVQTSWVLDPNFYSWLRSRQHYFVKLSPEGQLQIGGVSPGDYDLVLRLYEQPAGCLVEAVGIRVIPVTVTTDDIKAGNKDLGSIEVACRVGPRVGESMYAYKFTDTTGVEHSIFDLKGRYVLMHVWASWCAPCLKSMPDIQATADQLSEKPLTFVGLNVDQYPEDAKRLVEKNKWNWAQNYLGVQSDMARQLAISSVPVYYLIGPDGKLNASASEWSQMKAALKETFKQD; this is encoded by the coding sequence ATGTCATCCCGTCTGTCGAATACAGCCCGGTCGTCAGTCACTTTATTCTGGACACTGCTTCCATTATTAATATCGTTCTCTCAATCACCTGCTCAGGAAAAAGCCGCTGAAAAAGCGCACGTGGCTCAGACAAAACGGAGCCTGGAATTTCTTGTTTCCGACGAAAACGGTCAACCCCTCAAGGAAGCAAAGCTGTATGCGAATGTCGCTTATCTGGATGAGTCTTCCAAACGTAAGATTGTCAATTCTGATCTCGTTACGAATGCGGCAGGCGTCGCCAAACTGAGTCTGCCTCCCGGAACCCGGAGTATGCGGGTGTGGGTCAGCCGGCTCAATTATGTATCTGAATTTGTGAGTTTTGGTGAAGGTCCTGAAGTCGAGGACAAAAAGATCCCCACTCATTTTGAATTTCAACTCGCTCGCGGGACAAAAATCAGTGGCATCGTCGTTGATGCGAGTGGAAAACCAGTGCCCGATGTGACAGTCAGTGTGAGCGTAAATGTAGGCGAGCCAGATTTAAGTTCGGGCCCCCAACCCATCATCAGCATCAATACAGAAGCAGTCACAGACAAAGCAGGAAAATGGTCGACCAACATCGCACCAGCGAAGCGACCTGGCGACGATATTAAATTCAGCCTGAAGTTTACGCACCCGGATTATTTGAGCGACTCAGCATGGGGAGAGTTGCAGAATCAGCAAAATTTGACAACGGCCATGCTCAGAGACGGCAGCGCTCAAATTGTGCTGCGTCAAGGCGTTGCTGTGAAAGGGACCGTCTACAACACCGCCGGAGACCCCATCACGAAAGGGATCATTATCTGGCACGACGAACCGTATTATGGCTCCACGGTTCATGAAGTGGAAATCGGGAAATCAGGAACGTTTGAAACCATTCCACTCCCCTCGGGAAAACATCCGATTACAGTCGTGGCCCCCGGCTTCAAACCAATCCGACAAATCGTGGACGTAAGCAAATCCATGGACGAACTCACATTTACAATGAAACCGGGAAAAACTCTCACACTGAAAATTGTCGAAACCAGCGGCAAACCTGTTCCCAAAGCACACGTGGGTTTGAGAAAGTGGAATGGTGTCGAATCACTCTATAACTGGCGTCATCCCAATGTCCTCAATTCCGGCATCCCCACTCATGCTGACGAAAACGGTGTCTATGTCTGGGACTGGGCACCCGACGATCCCGTGACTTACCAAATCTATGGCGGGTCCTGCGCCGCAAAAGAAGTGACTCTGGTCGCTACGGAAAAAGGGCATGTCATCAAACTGGATCGCCCGTTGATCGCATCCGGTAAAGTGACTGATGCAGCGACAGGGAAACCGGTAACAACATTTCGCGTGATCCCCGTCATCGAATTTCGTCCCGACTTTCTGTCGACTTCTTTTGACAGTCTCGTGATCGGTAAAGCGGGAAAATACAAGATTACTTTAAATAGCGGTTGGTATGACCGTCGCCACCTGATCCGTATCGAAGCCGACGGTTACCGATCCGCGCTCAGCGAAACTTCGTTTGGACTCGGCGATGGACCTGTCGCTCAGACTTTTTCACTGGAACGAGCATCCGCCCGGAAGGGACTGGTGATCGATCGTTCCGGCAAACCAGTCTCTAATGCGACGATCCGGGTGGGTACTCCGTCGATTGTCCCGATCGTACAAAATGGCGAATCAGAGAGGCAGGGCATGCCTGACAATACATCAGGAAAAGGTGAGTTTCAGATCGCCGCCACCTTCGAACCGACCCGCATTCGCGCCGCGCATGAATCTGGTTTTGTAGAAATCGTCCGACAGCCGGAGGAAGCGATCGGCACATTGACCTTACAACCCTGGGCTACCATCTCGGGCAGACTGTTTCAGGCAGGCAAGCCTGTTGCAGACGCATTGATTTTATTTAAGACTTTACATGATCGAAAACTGGGAGAGCCGCGTTTTCAGGATTCCTTTTACACACAAACGGATGCTGATGGGCACTTTAAGTTTAAGCAGCTGCCCCCCATCCCGGGCGCCGTACAGGCTTACCTGGGGCCCTGGGAAGAATCACCACTCACTTCCAGTCAATCTGTGTCCCTGGATCTCCAGCCCGGCGAACACAAAACAATGGAACTGGGAAACAAAGGAACGACTGTGACAGGCACCGTTGTCGCCACTGGTAGAGGGGAAGCCACATTGAATAAAAACTGGTCGCTCAATTATCTCATCCGCCGCGATCATGGCATTCCATTACCTGAAGATTTCCCGGAACTGAGCTTTGATCCTGCGGGTCCCGTGCAAACATCCTGGGTTCTCGATCCGAATTTTTACAGTTGGCTCCGATCGCGACAACACTACTTCGTCAAACTCTCCCCCGAGGGTCAGCTCCAGATTGGCGGTGTCTCTCCAGGAGATTATGATCTGGTATTGCGATTGTATGAACAACCGGCGGGCTGTCTGGTGGAAGCGGTTGGCATCAGAGTGATCCCTGTGACGGTGACCACTGATGATATCAAGGCGGGTAACAAGGACCTGGGTTCGATCGAAGTTGCCTGTCGCGTCGGGCCGCGCGTGGGTGAGAGTATGTATGCGTATAAATTCACAGACACCACCGGCGTAGAACATTCGATCTTCGATCTAAAAGGCCGCTATGTCCTGATGCATGTCTGGGCCAGCTGGTGTGCTCCCTGTCTGAAAAGCATGCCCGACATCCAGGCGACCGCCGACCAGCTTTCAGAGAAGCCGCTGACGTTCGTCGGATTGAACGTGGATCAATACCCGGAAGATGCAAAAAGACTCGTCGAGAAAAACAAATGGAACTGGGCACAGAATTATCTCGGCGTTCAATCCGACATGGCACGTCAACTGGCAATCAGTTCGGTTCCCGTCTATTACCTGATTGGCCCGGACGGCAAGCTCAATGCCTCTGCCAGCGAATGGTCTCAAATGAAAGCCGCCCTCAAAGAGACGTTCAAACAGGATTAG